A genomic segment from Streptosporangium roseum DSM 43021 encodes:
- a CDS encoding response regulator, giving the protein MISVLVVEDEEITAEANRLYVERVPGFRVEGVARSGGEALRFVRRRPVDLILLDLYLPDMHGLEVCRALRAAGVLSGVIAVTSARDLSVVRSAVSVGVAQYLLKPFTFASLSERLTRYAEFRSSVEGSGEVGGQNEVDRALAALRGPGHSPLPKGMAPVTLDAVLAELRKAPAGVSAQAAGTAIGISRVTARRYLEHLTDSGVACRVPQYGGVGRPELLYRIV; this is encoded by the coding sequence GTGATCTCGGTGCTGGTCGTCGAGGACGAGGAGATCACCGCCGAGGCGAACCGCCTCTACGTGGAACGGGTGCCCGGTTTCCGGGTGGAGGGGGTGGCCAGGTCCGGCGGGGAGGCGCTGCGTTTCGTACGGCGCCGCCCGGTGGACCTGATCCTGCTCGACCTCTACCTGCCCGACATGCACGGGCTGGAGGTGTGCCGGGCCCTGCGGGCGGCGGGCGTCCTGTCCGGCGTCATCGCGGTCACCTCGGCGCGCGACCTGTCGGTGGTCCGGTCCGCGGTCTCCGTCGGCGTGGCGCAGTACCTGCTCAAGCCCTTCACGTTCGCCTCGCTCAGCGAGAGGCTCACGCGCTACGCGGAGTTCCGGTCGTCGGTGGAGGGATCGGGCGAGGTCGGCGGCCAGAACGAGGTGGACCGCGCGCTGGCCGCCCTGCGGGGCCCGGGGCACAGCCCGCTGCCGAAGGGGATGGCCCCGGTCACCCTCGACGCCGTGCTGGCGGAGCTGCGCAAGGCCCCCGCGGGCGTGTCGGCGCAGGCGGCCGGCACCGCGATCGGCATCTCGCGGGTGACCGCCCGCCGCTACCTGGAACACCTGACGGACAGCGGCGTCGCGTGCCGGGTCCCGCAGTACGGCGGGGTCGGGCGGCCCGAGCTGCTCTATCGAATCGTTTGA
- a CDS encoding sensor histidine kinase: protein MRTLPGRMRRWSLARQMLALQIAVVGVTVTGGAALAFLQARDLLVEEAAGKSRAVTVSVADSPSVLASLGDSVALQPYAERVRRETGVDFVTIMSTGGLRYTHPNPAQIGRRFLGTTAPALEGRTFTETYTGTLGSSVRAVAPVRDAAGRVRALVSAGITVERIGVRLRGQITGAVVIGLLGLSTGGAGTYLVGSRLRRQTRGMGPAELSRMYEYHDAILHAVREGLLLVDDAGRLTLCNDGARELLGLRGEADGQHVTELGLPSSLTGLLVAGENRSDEIHLTGERTLVVNVAVVRSGNRSLGTVVTLRDHTELQSLTGQLDAERGFADSLRAAAHESANRLHTVITLVELGRAEQAVAFATAELRAAQELTDRVVGAVREPVLAALLLGKSAEAAERGVELAISPDTELDDIGLDGRDLVTILGNLIDNAVEAAVSGVPPARVDVRLRADGTTFLLGVSDSGPGMDAATAREAFRRGWTTKGDGRGLGLAMVGQAVRRLGGTIDVGGGRGAVFTVRLPLRGRDVP, encoded by the coding sequence ATGAGGACGCTGCCGGGGCGGATGCGCCGCTGGAGCCTGGCCCGGCAGATGCTGGCCTTGCAGATCGCCGTCGTCGGGGTCACCGTGACGGGAGGCGCGGCGCTGGCCTTCCTCCAGGCCCGCGACCTGCTCGTGGAGGAGGCGGCGGGGAAGTCCAGGGCGGTGACCGTCAGCGTGGCCGACTCCCCCTCGGTCCTGGCCTCCCTCGGCGACTCCGTCGCGCTCCAGCCGTACGCCGAACGGGTCCGGCGGGAGACCGGGGTGGACTTCGTCACGATCATGAGCACCGGCGGGCTCCGCTACACCCATCCCAACCCGGCCCAGATCGGCCGCCGGTTCCTGGGCACCACCGCGCCCGCCCTGGAGGGCCGGACCTTCACCGAGACCTACACCGGAACCCTCGGCTCCTCGGTGCGCGCCGTCGCCCCGGTGCGCGACGCCGCCGGGAGGGTGCGGGCCCTGGTCAGCGCGGGCATCACGGTCGAGAGGATCGGCGTCAGGCTCCGCGGGCAGATCACCGGCGCGGTGGTCATCGGCCTGCTCGGCCTGTCCACCGGCGGCGCGGGCACCTATCTGGTCGGCAGCCGGCTGCGCCGCCAGACCCGCGGGATGGGCCCCGCCGAGCTCAGCCGGATGTACGAGTACCACGACGCGATCCTGCACGCCGTACGGGAGGGGCTGCTGCTGGTCGACGACGCGGGCAGGCTGACGCTGTGCAACGACGGCGCCCGGGAGCTCCTCGGCCTGCGCGGCGAGGCGGACGGGCAGCACGTCACCGAGCTGGGCCTGCCCTCCTCCCTCACCGGGCTGCTGGTCGCCGGGGAGAACCGGAGCGACGAGATCCACCTGACCGGAGAGCGGACACTCGTGGTGAACGTCGCGGTGGTCCGCTCCGGCAACCGCTCGCTCGGCACGGTGGTCACCCTGCGCGACCACACCGAGCTGCAGTCCCTGACCGGGCAGCTCGACGCCGAGCGCGGCTTCGCCGACTCCCTGCGCGCCGCCGCGCACGAGTCGGCCAACCGGCTGCACACCGTCATCACCCTGGTCGAGCTGGGCCGCGCCGAGCAGGCGGTGGCCTTCGCGACCGCCGAGCTGAGGGCGGCGCAGGAGCTCACCGACCGGGTGGTGGGCGCGGTGCGCGAGCCGGTGCTCGCGGCGCTGCTGCTGGGCAAGAGCGCCGAGGCGGCCGAGCGCGGCGTGGAGCTGGCGATCAGCCCGGACACCGAGCTCGACGACATCGGCCTGGACGGCCGGGATCTGGTGACGATCCTCGGCAATCTGATAGACAACGCGGTCGAGGCGGCCGTGTCGGGCGTCCCGCCCGCGCGGGTGGACGTCCGCCTGCGCGCCGACGGGACGACCTTCCTGCTCGGCGTGTCCGACAGCGGCCCGGGGATGGACGCCGCCACCGCGCGGGAGGCCTTCCGGCGGGGCTGGACCACCAAGGGCGACGGCCGCGGGCTCGGGCTGGCCATGGTGGGTCAGGCGGTGCGCCGCCTGGGCGGCACGATCGACGTCGGCGGCGGCCGGGGAGCGGTGTTCACCGTACGGCTGCCGCTGCGAGGGAGGGATGTTCCGTGA
- a CDS encoding anti-sigma factor antagonist (This anti-anti-sigma factor, or anti-sigma factor antagonist, belongs to a family that includes characterized members SpoIIAA, RsbV, RsfA, and RsfB.) gives MAFFTVSTSRHGTACVVRADGELDYGNAPVFRDEMTKVWEAEAPPTIVIDVTALTFCDSTGVAELIVSLRRSRTLGTRLVLVGVHGTLERILTITGLRSAFELSPSVEEALREM, from the coding sequence ATGGCCTTTTTCACGGTTTCGACGAGCCGGCACGGGACGGCGTGCGTCGTCCGGGCGGACGGGGAGCTCGACTACGGCAACGCGCCCGTCTTCCGCGACGAGATGACCAAGGTTTGGGAGGCCGAGGCCCCTCCCACGATCGTCATCGACGTCACGGCGCTCACCTTCTGCGACTCCACCGGCGTCGCGGAACTGATCGTGAGCCTCCGGCGGAGCCGCACCCTGGGCACCCGCCTGGTCCTCGTCGGCGTTCACGGCACCCTGGAGCGGATCCTGACCATCACCGGTCTGCGCTCCGCCTTCGAGCTCTCCCCCTCCGTGGAGGAAGCCCTTCGGGAGATGTGA